One Roseburia rectibacter DNA window includes the following coding sequences:
- the rplV gene encoding 50S ribosomal protein L22 — protein MAKGHRSQIKRERNEVKDTRPSAKLSYARVSVQKACFVLDAIRGKDVQTALAIVTYNPRYASSLVKKLLESAIANAENNNGMKAENLYVAECYANKGPTMKRIRPRAQGRAYRIEKRMSHITIVLDEK, from the coding sequence ATGGCTAAGGGACATAGAAGTCAGATTAAAAGAGAAAGAAATGAAGTAAAAGATACCAGACCTTCCGCTAAGTTATCTTACGCAAGAGTGTCTGTTCAGAAAGCTTGTTTCGTATTAGATGCAATCCGTGGAAAGGATGTTCAGACAGCATTAGCTATCGTAACATACAATCCGAGATATGCTTCAAGCTTAGTAAAGAAATTATTAGAGTCAGCAATCGCAAACGCTGAAAACAACAATGGAATGAAAGCAGAAAACCTTTATGTTGCAGAGTGCTACGCAAATAAAGGACCGACAATGAAGAGAATCAGACCGAGAGCACAGGGTAGAGCTTACAGAATCGAAAAGAGAATGAGCCACATCACAATCGTGCTTGACGAGAAATAA
- the rpsC gene encoding 30S ribosomal protein S3: MGQKVNPHGLRVGVIKDWDSKWYAEADFADFLVEDYNIRTYLKKKLYAAGVSKIEIERASDRVKVIIYTAKPGVVIGKGGAEIEKIKGEVQKFTDKKLVVDIKEVKRPDRDAQLVAENIALQLENRVSFRRAMKSCMGRTMKSGAKGIKTSCSGRLGGADMARTEFYSEGTIPLQTLRADIDYGFAEADTTYGKVGVKVWIYKGEVLPTRANKEGGVQ; the protein is encoded by the coding sequence ATGGGACAGAAAGTTAATCCACATGGCTTAAGAGTCGGCGTTATCAAAGACTGGGACTCTAAATGGTATGCGGAAGCAGATTTTGCAGATTTCTTAGTAGAAGATTACAATATCAGAACATATCTGAAAAAGAAATTATATGCAGCAGGTGTTTCTAAGATCGAGATCGAGAGAGCATCTGACCGTGTGAAAGTTATCATCTACACAGCTAAACCGGGTGTAGTAATCGGAAAAGGCGGAGCTGAGATCGAGAAGATCAAAGGCGAAGTTCAGAAATTCACAGATAAGAAATTAGTTGTTGATATCAAAGAAGTTAAAAGACCGGATCGTGATGCTCAGTTAGTAGCTGAGAACATTGCATTACAGTTAGAAAACCGTGTTTCTTTCCGTAGAGCAATGAAATCCTGCATGGGAAGAACCATGAAATCAGGAGCAAAGGGAATCAAAACATCCTGTTCCGGACGTCTTGGCGGTGCTGATATGGCTCGTACAGAGTTCTACTCTGAGGGAACTATTCCGCTTCAGACATTAAGAGCTGATATTGATTATGGATTCGCTGAAGCAGATACAACCTACGGTAAAGTTGGTGTTAAGGTTTGGATCTACAAAGGCGAGGTACTTCCTACAAGAGCTAATAAGGAAGGAGGAGTACAGTAA
- the rpsQ gene encoding 30S ribosomal protein S17 — protein sequence MEERNLRKTRVGIVVSDKMDKTITVAIQDNVRHPLYNKIVKKTYKLKAHDENNECKIGDKVKVMETRPLSKDKRWRLVEIMERAK from the coding sequence GTGGAAGAAAGAAATCTTAGAAAAACACGTGTTGGTATTGTTGTAAGCGACAAGATGGATAAAACAATCACTGTTGCAATCCAGGATAACGTAAGACATCCTCTTTACAACAAGATCGTTAAGAAAACATACAAATTAAAAGCTCATGACGAGAATAACGAATGTAAGATCGGTGATAAAGTAAAAGTTATGGAGACAAGACCATTATCGAAAGATAAGAGATGGAGACTTGTAGAAATCATGGAAAGAGCAAAATAA
- the rplX gene encoding 50S ribosomal protein L24, translated as MATMKIKKGDMVKVIAGKDKDKEGKVIAVNTKNNTVLVEGINMVTKHAKPSMANQQGGIIHQEGPVDISNVMYLHKGTATRVGFKMDGDKKVRFAKKTGEVID; from the coding sequence ATGGCAACCATGAAAATTAAAAAAGGCGATATGGTCAAAGTGATCGCTGGTAAAGATAAAGACAAAGAAGGCAAAGTTATTGCTGTAAATACAAAGAACAATACCGTTCTGGTAGAGGGTATCAACATGGTGACGAAACATGCAAAACCAAGCATGGCTAATCAGCAGGGTGGTATCATCCATCAGGAGGGACCTGTTGACATTTCAAACGTTATGTATCTTCACAAAGGAACAGCTACCCGCGTAGGTTTCAAGATGGATGGAGATAAAAAAGTACGTTTCGCAAAGAAAACAGGCGAAGTGATCGATTAA
- the rpmC gene encoding 50S ribosomal protein L29 — protein sequence MKTSKYLEELKGQSVTDLNAQLVEAKKELFNLRFQNATNQLDNTSRIKEVRKNIARIQTIITEKEKVAQ from the coding sequence ATGAAAACTAGTAAATATTTAGAAGAATTAAAAGGCCAGTCTGTAACAGACTTAAATGCGCAGTTAGTAGAAGCTAAAAAAGAACTTTTCAATTTGAGATTCCAGAACGCAACGAATCAGCTGGACAACACAAGCAGAATCAAAGAAGTAAGAAAGAATATTGCAAGAATTCAGACAATCATTACTGAGAAAGAAAAAGTTGCGCAGTAG
- the rplN gene encoding 50S ribosomal protein L14 codes for MVQQESRLKVADNTGARELLVIRVMGGSTRRYANIGDVVVATVKEATPGGVVKKGDVVKAVVVRSVKGARRKDGSYIKFDENAAVIIKDDKTPRGTRIFGPVARELREKQFMKIVSLAPEVL; via the coding sequence ATGGTACAACAGGAAAGTAGACTTAAGGTAGCCGATAACACAGGAGCAAGAGAGTTACTCGTTATTCGTGTTATGGGTGGATCTACTAGAAGATATGCGAATATTGGTGATGTAGTAGTTGCTACGGTCAAAGAGGCAACACCAGGCGGTGTTGTTAAAAAAGGTGATGTCGTAAAAGCTGTAGTTGTTCGTTCAGTAAAAGGTGCACGTCGTAAAGACGGTTCTTATATCAAATTTGATGAAAACGCAGCAGTTATTATTAAAGATGACAAAACTCCAAGAGGAACACGTATTTTTGGACCAGTAGCAAGAGAGCTTCGTGAGAAACAGTTCATGAAAATTGTTTCCTTAGCTCCGGAAGTATTGTAG
- a CDS encoding type Z 30S ribosomal protein S14 has translation MAKTSMKVKQQRKPKFSTRAYTRCKICGRPHSVLRKYGICRVCFRELAYKGQIPGVKKASW, from the coding sequence ATGGCTAAAACATCTATGAAAGTAAAACAGCAGCGTAAACCAAAGTTCTCTACCAGAGCTTACACACGTTGCAAAATTTGTGGACGTCCACATTCTGTTTTAAGAAAATACGGAATCTGCAGAGTATGTTTCCGTGAATTAGCATACAAAGGCCAGATACCAGGCGTTAAGAAAGCAAGCTGGTAA
- a CDS encoding TIGR03905 family TSCPD domain-containing protein, translated as MTYSYKTKGTCSTQIDLELDGNVVHNVKFTGGCNGNLQAIPKLVEGLTVEQVEEKIGGIRCGGRPTSCGDQLAKACREALEASKNA; from the coding sequence ATGACTTATTCTTATAAAACAAAAGGAACCTGCTCCACACAGATCGACTTAGAACTTGATGGAAATGTTGTCCACAACGTAAAGTTTACCGGAGGATGCAACGGTAATCTGCAGGCAATCCCAAAATTAGTGGAAGGTCTTACCGTTGAACAGGTAGAAGAAAAAATCGGCGGCATCCGCTGTGGCGGACGTCCTACTTCCTGTGGCGACCAGCTTGCAAAAGCATGCCGTGAGGCATTAGAGGCATCCAAAAACGCATAA
- the rplD gene encoding 50S ribosomal protein L4 — MANVAVYNMEGKEVGSLELNDAVFGVEVNEHLVHMAVLQQLANNRQGTQKAKTRSEVRGGGRKPWRQKGTGHARQGSTRAPQWTHGGVVFAPVPRDYSFKLNKKEKRAALKSALTSRVNESKFIVVDELKLDSIKTKNFVQVLNNLKVEKALVVLNDMDANVIKSASNVPTVKTAQTNELNVFDVLKYDTVVVTKDAVKTIEEVYA, encoded by the coding sequence ATGGCTAACGTAGCTGTTTATAATATGGAAGGCAAAGAAGTAGGAAGCCTGGAGTTAAACGATGCTGTTTTCGGAGTAGAAGTTAACGAGCATCTTGTACACATGGCAGTACTTCAGCAGCTTGCAAATAACCGTCAGGGAACTCAGAAAGCAAAAACACGTTCTGAAGTTCGCGGTGGTGGTAGAAAACCATGGAGACAGAAAGGAACCGGTCATGCAAGACAGGGTTCAACAAGAGCTCCACAGTGGACTCATGGTGGAGTTGTATTTGCTCCGGTACCAAGAGACTACTCTTTCAAATTAAACAAAAAAGAGAAGAGAGCAGCATTAAAATCTGCACTCACATCCAGAGTAAATGAGAGCAAGTTCATCGTTGTTGATGAGTTAAAACTTGACTCCATTAAGACAAAGAACTTCGTTCAGGTTCTGAACAACTTAAAAGTTGAGAAAGCATTAGTTGTATTAAACGATATGGATGCAAACGTGATCAAATCTGCAAGCAACGTTCCGACTGTTAAAACTGCTCAGACAAACGAGTTAAACGTATTTGATGTATTAAAATATGATACAGTTGTTGTAACAAAAGACGCTGTTAAGACTATCGAGGAGGTGTATGCATAA
- the rplB gene encoding 50S ribosomal protein L2, producing MGIKTYNPYTPSRRNMTGSDFSEITKTTPEKSLVTSLKKNAGRNNQGKITVRHHGGGNRRKYRVIDFKRNGKDGIPAKVVGIEYDPNRTANIALICYADGEKAYILAPAGLTDGMTVMSGATAEVRVGNCLPLENIPVGTQVHNIELYPGKGGQLVRSAGMSAQLMAKEGKYATLRLPSGEMRMVPLKCRATIGVIGNGDHNLVNIGKAGRKRHMGVRPTVRGSVMNPNDHPHGGGEGRAPIGRPGPCTPWGKPALGLKTRKKNKASNKLIVRRRDGKALK from the coding sequence ATGGGAATTAAGACATATAACCCATATACACCTTCCAGAAGAAATATGACTGGCTCTGATTTCTCCGAGATCACAAAAACAACTCCGGAAAAATCACTGGTAACTTCTTTAAAGAAGAACGCTGGTCGTAACAATCAGGGTAAAATCACTGTAAGACACCATGGCGGTGGAAACAGAAGAAAATACAGAGTTATCGATTTCAAGAGAAACGGTAAAGACGGAATCCCGGCTAAAGTAGTCGGAATCGAGTACGATCCGAACAGAACAGCTAACATCGCTTTGATCTGCTACGCAGATGGCGAGAAAGCATATATCCTTGCTCCGGCTGGTTTAACAGACGGCATGACAGTTATGAGCGGTGCAACTGCAGAAGTTCGTGTTGGTAACTGCTTACCACTTGAGAATATCCCGGTTGGTACCCAGGTACACAACATCGAGTTATATCCGGGTAAGGGCGGACAGTTAGTTCGTTCCGCTGGTATGAGCGCTCAGTTAATGGCTAAAGAAGGAAAATATGCAACACTTCGTCTTCCTTCAGGCGAAATGCGTATGGTACCTTTAAAATGCCGTGCAACAATCGGTGTTATCGGAAACGGTGATCACAACTTAGTTAACATCGGTAAAGCAGGACGTAAACGTCACATGGGTGTTCGCCCGACAGTTCGTGGTTCTGTTATGAACCCGAATGACCATCCACACGGAGGTGGTGAAGGACGTGCTCCGATCGGACGTCCGGGTCCATGTACTCCTTGGGGTAAACCTGCTCTTGGTCTTAAGACTAGAAAGAAGAATAAAGCTTCTAACAAGTTAATCGTAAGACGTAGAGATGGTAAAGCCTTAAAATAA
- the rpsJ gene encoding 30S ribosomal protein S10, translating into MASQVMRITLKAYDHELVDSSAKKIIETVKKNGSQVSGPVPLPTKKEVVTILRATHKYKDSREQFEQRTHKRLIDIVTPTQKTVDALSRLEMPAGVYIDIKMKNK; encoded by the coding sequence ATGGCAAGTCAAGTAATGAGAATCACATTAAAAGCTTATGATCACGAATTAGTAGATTCATCAGCAAAAAAAATCATCGAGACTGTAAAGAAGAACGGATCACAGGTGAGCGGACCGGTACCTCTTCCTACTAAGAAGGAAGTAGTTACTATCTTAAGAGCTACTCACAAATATAAGGATTCCCGCGAGCAGTTCGAGCAGAGAACTCATAAAAGACTGATCGATATCGTAACACCAACTCAGAAAACAGTTGATGCTTTATCTCGTTTAGAGATGCCGGCTGGTGTATACATCGATATCAAAATGAAGAACAAATAA
- a CDS encoding dipicolinate synthase subunit B yields MDFDKYNIGFGITGSFCTFAKAKKEVEFLCGMGANVIPIFSFQAQTCDTRFGSAKEYVEEICEITGNEGIRSICAAEPIGPNNFLDIMVIAPCTGNTAAKLTGGIIDTPVLMAAKAHMRNGKPLVIAISTNDALGAGFKNIGMLMNMKNIYFVPFGQDNYKSKPNSMVAKMELLPETIEAALQGRQIQPVLQEP; encoded by the coding sequence ATGGATTTTGATAAATATAATATTGGTTTTGGGATCACAGGTTCCTTCTGTACATTTGCAAAAGCGAAAAAAGAGGTGGAGTTTCTTTGCGGGATGGGAGCAAATGTGATCCCGATTTTCTCATTTCAGGCACAGACCTGTGATACCAGATTTGGAAGTGCAAAAGAATATGTGGAAGAAATATGTGAGATTACCGGAAATGAAGGGATACGCTCTATCTGTGCCGCAGAGCCGATCGGACCGAACAATTTTCTCGATATTATGGTGATCGCACCCTGTACCGGCAATACCGCAGCAAAACTGACCGGAGGAATCATTGATACACCGGTACTGATGGCGGCAAAGGCACATATGCGGAACGGAAAACCGCTTGTCATTGCGATTTCCACAAATGATGCCCTTGGAGCAGGTTTTAAAAATATCGGTATGTTGATGAATATGAAAAATATTTATTTTGTGCCGTTTGGACAGGATAATTATAAGAGCAAACCAAATTCCATGGTTGCGAAGATGGAACTGCTTCCGGAAACAATTGAGGCGGCATTGCAGGGCAGACAGATCCAGCCGGTGCTGCAGGAGCCGTAA
- the rpsS gene encoding 30S ribosomal protein S19 yields the protein MARSLKKGPFADASLLKKVDAMNASGDKSVIKTWSRRSTIFPQFVGHTIAVHDGRKHVPVYVTEDMVGHKLGEFVATRTYRGHGKDEKKSGVR from the coding sequence ATGGCTCGTTCATTAAAAAAAGGACCATTCGCTGATGCCAGCCTGCTGAAAAAAGTAGACGCTATGAATGCATCTGGTGACAAATCTGTTATTAAGACATGGTCACGTCGTTCTACAATCTTCCCTCAGTTCGTTGGTCATACCATCGCTGTTCATGACGGAAGAAAACATGTACCTGTATATGTAACAGAAGATATGGTTGGACATAAACTTGGTGAGTTCGTTGCAACAAGAACTTACAGAGGACATGGAAAAGACGAAAAGAAATCAGGCGTTAGATAA
- the secA gene encoding preprotein translocase subunit SecA yields the protein MSAFTKLFGTHSERELKRIYPLVDKVESYRDAMGALSDEELRDKTKEYKERLEKGETLDDLLPEAYATVREAAKRVLGMEHYRVQIIGGIILHQGRIAEMKTGEGKTLVSTLPAYLNALEGKGVCIVTVNDYLAKRDSEWMGQIHEFLGLKVGVVLNSMTNDERREAYNCDITYVTNNELGFDYLRDNMVIYKEQLVQRGLHYAIIDEVDSVLIDEARTPLIISGQSGKSTRLYEACDILAQQMKRGEDVPEYSKMDAIMGIEQEETGDFLVNEKDKVVSLTQEGVKKVEQFFKIGNLADAENLEIQHNVILALRAHNLMFRDQDYVVKDDEVLIVDEFTGRIMPGRRYSDGLHQAIEAKEHVKVKRESKTLATITFQNFFNKFDKKSGMTGTALTEEKEFRDIYGMDVIEIPTNRPVIRVDKQDAVYKTKKEKYHAVVEEVKAAHAKGQPVLVGTITIDVSETISAMLKREGIPHTVLNAKFHELEAEIVAAAGQHGAVTIATNMAGRGTDIKLDDDAKEAGGLKVIGTERHESRRIDNQLRGRSGRQGDPGESQFFISLEDDLMRLFGSEKLMDIFNTLGVPENEQIQHKMLTSAIEKAQTKIEGNNFGIRKNLLEYDQVMNDQREIIYAERMRVLNGENMRDVIFKMITDRVESCVDTCISSELPKEEWDLNELNQLLTDIIPLEPVNAADVDSVKNNKELKHLLKERAVKLYEAKETEFSEPEQFRELERVVLLKVIDRKWMDHIDDMDQLRQGIGLQAYGQRDPLVEYKMAGFDMFDDMIANIQEDTVRLLYHVKIEQKVEREQVAKVTGTNKDETATNTPKKRAAAKVYPNDPCPCGSGKKYKQCCGRMA from the coding sequence ATGAGCGCATTTACAAAGTTATTCGGAACGCACAGCGAACGCGAGTTAAAAAGAATTTATCCACTCGTTGATAAAGTGGAGTCATACCGTGACGCTATGGGAGCGCTGTCCGATGAAGAATTAAGAGACAAGACGAAAGAATATAAAGAGAGACTGGAAAAAGGAGAGACACTTGATGATCTTCTTCCGGAGGCATATGCAACTGTCCGTGAAGCAGCAAAGCGTGTACTTGGAATGGAACACTACCGTGTACAGATCATTGGTGGTATTATCTTACATCAGGGTCGTATCGCAGAGATGAAGACTGGTGAAGGTAAGACACTTGTTTCTACGCTTCCTGCATACTTGAACGCCTTAGAGGGCAAGGGTGTGTGCATCGTAACAGTTAACGATTACCTTGCAAAGCGTGACTCTGAGTGGATGGGACAGATTCATGAGTTCCTTGGCTTAAAAGTCGGAGTAGTTTTAAACTCCATGACCAATGATGAGCGCCGTGAGGCATATAACTGCGATATCACCTATGTAACAAACAATGAGCTCGGATTTGATTATCTGAGAGACAACATGGTTATTTATAAGGAACAGCTTGTTCAGAGAGGTCTTCATTATGCGATCATCGATGAGGTCGATTCCGTATTGATCGACGAGGCACGTACACCGCTTATCATTTCCGGACAGAGCGGCAAATCCACCCGTCTTTATGAGGCTTGTGACATCTTAGCACAGCAGATGAAACGTGGCGAGGATGTACCGGAGTATTCCAAGATGGATGCTATTATGGGTATCGAGCAGGAAGAAACAGGTGATTTCCTTGTCAATGAGAAGGACAAGGTTGTCAGCCTGACACAGGAGGGTGTGAAAAAAGTTGAGCAGTTCTTCAAGATCGGTAACCTTGCAGATGCAGAAAATCTTGAGATCCAGCACAATGTGATTCTTGCGCTGCGTGCACACAACCTGATGTTCCGCGATCAGGATTACGTTGTAAAAGATGATGAGGTACTGATCGTTGATGAGTTTACCGGACGTATCATGCCGGGACGCCGTTACTCGGATGGTCTGCATCAGGCAATCGAGGCAAAAGAGCATGTAAAAGTAAAACGTGAGAGCAAGACTCTTGCAACGATCACGTTCCAGAACTTCTTTAATAAATTTGACAAAAAATCCGGTATGACAGGTACGGCACTGACTGAGGAAAAAGAGTTCCGTGATATCTATGGCATGGATGTTATCGAGATCCCGACCAACAGACCGGTCATCCGTGTGGACAAACAGGATGCTGTTTATAAGACAAAGAAAGAAAAATATCATGCAGTTGTCGAGGAAGTAAAAGCTGCCCACGCAAAGGGACAGCCGGTACTGGTTGGTACGATCACGATCGATGTATCTGAGACGATCAGTGCGATGTTAAAGAGAGAGGGAATCCCACATACTGTTTTGAATGCGAAGTTCCATGAACTTGAGGCTGAAATCGTAGCCGCAGCAGGACAGCACGGTGCGGTAACGATCGCTACAAATATGGCTGGTCGTGGTACGGATATTAAACTGGATGATGATGCAAAAGAGGCTGGCGGATTAAAAGTTATTGGTACAGAGCGCCATGAGTCAAGACGTATTGATAATCAGCTGCGTGGACGTTCCGGACGTCAGGGAGATCCGGGTGAATCCCAGTTCTTCATTTCCCTGGAAGATGATCTGATGCGTCTGTTCGGTTCAGAAAAGCTGATGGATATCTTTAATACACTGGGTGTTCCTGAAAATGAACAGATCCAGCATAAGATGTTAACCTCTGCGATCGAGAAAGCGCAGACAAAGATTGAGGGTAACAACTTTGGTATCCGTAAGAATCTTCTTGAGTATGATCAGGTTATGAATGATCAGAGAGAGATCATTTATGCAGAGCGTATGCGTGTATTAAACGGAGAGAACATGCGTGATGTGATTTTCAAGATGATCACAGACCGTGTTGAGAGCTGTGTGGATACCTGCATTTCTTCTGAGCTGCCGAAAGAAGAGTGGGATTTAAACGAGTTAAATCAGCTTCTGACAGATATTATCCCATTAGAGCCTGTAAATGCTGCTGATGTGGACAGTGTTAAGAACAACAAAGAATTAAAACATCTCTTAAAAGAGCGTGCAGTGAAACTGTATGAGGCAAAAGAGACAGAATTCTCGGAGCCGGAGCAGTTCCGTGAATTAGAGCGTGTAGTACTGTTGAAAGTCATCGACCGCAAGTGGATGGATCATATTGATGATATGGATCAGCTTCGTCAGGGTATCGGCTTACAGGCATATGGACAGAGAGATCCGCTGGTTGAATACAAGATGGCAGGATTTGATATGTTTGACGATATGATCGCCAACATTCAGGAAGATACAGTCCGTCTGCTGTACCATGTCAAGATCGAGCAGAAGGTAGAGCGCGAGCAGGTTGCGAAAGTAACCGGTACTAATAAGGATGAAACGGCAACCAATACACCAAAGAAACGTGCGGCTGCTAAAGTATACCCAAATGATCCGTGCCCATGTGGTTCCGGTAAAAAATACAAACAGTGCTGTGGAAGAATGGCATAA
- the rplC gene encoding 50S ribosomal protein L3 has product MKKAILATKVGMTQIFNADGVLVPVTVLEAGPCSVTQIKTVENDGYSAVQVAFADKKEKVVSKDANGKKEIRNRHGVNKAQMGHFAKAGVSGKRYVREFKFENADEYKLGDVIKADIFAEGDKIDATAISKGKGFQGAIKRLGQHRGPMAHGSKFHRHQGSNGACSSPSRVFKGKGMPGHMGSVKVTTQNLEVVRVDAENNLLLVKGAVPGAKKCMVTIKETVKAGK; this is encoded by the coding sequence ATGAAGAAAGCGATTTTAGCAACAAAAGTCGGAATGACTCAAATCTTCAACGCAGACGGCGTATTAGTGCCGGTTACTGTATTGGAAGCTGGTCCTTGCTCCGTAACACAGATCAAAACTGTAGAGAACGACGGATACAGCGCAGTTCAGGTTGCATTTGCAGACAAGAAAGAAAAAGTTGTCAGCAAAGATGCAAATGGTAAGAAAGAAATCAGAAACAGACATGGCGTAAACAAAGCTCAGATGGGACACTTTGCAAAAGCTGGTGTATCCGGAAAGAGATATGTCAGAGAGTTCAAATTTGAGAACGCAGACGAGTACAAACTTGGAGATGTTATCAAAGCTGATATTTTTGCAGAGGGCGACAAGATCGACGCTACTGCAATTTCCAAAGGTAAAGGTTTCCAGGGCGCTATCAAGAGATTAGGACAGCATAGAGGTCCTATGGCTCATGGTTCTAAATTCCATCGTCATCAGGGTTCTAACGGTGCATGTTCTTCACCGAGCCGTGTATTCAAAGGAAAAGGAATGCCTGGACATATGGGAAGCGTAAAAGTTACAACACAGAATCTTGAAGTTGTAAGAGTTGACGCTGAGAACAACCTGCTCTTAGTTAAAGGTGCTGTACCAGGCGCTAAGAAATGCATGGTAACAATCAAAGAAACTGTAAAAGCAGGTAAATAG
- the rplP gene encoding 50S ribosomal protein L16 has translation MLMPKRVKHRKQFRGSMSGKATRGNTITYGEYGIISTEPCWIKANQIEAARVAMTRYIKRGGKVWIKIFPEKPITHKPMGVRMGKGKGAPEYWVAVVKPGRVLFEISGVPEDVAKEALRLATHKLPCKCKVVSRADLEGGVSNEN, from the coding sequence ATGTTAATGCCAAAAAGAGTAAAACATCGTAAACAGTTCCGTGGCTCTATGAGCGGAAAGGCTACAAGAGGTAATACGATCACTTATGGTGAGTATGGTATTATTTCAACTGAGCCATGCTGGATCAAAGCAAACCAGATCGAGGCAGCCCGTGTTGCGATGACAAGATATATCAAACGTGGTGGTAAAGTTTGGATCAAAATTTTCCCAGAGAAACCAATTACTCATAAACCTATGGGTGTTCGTATGGGTAAAGGAAAGGGTGCTCCAGAGTACTGGGTAGCCGTTGTGAAACCAGGTCGTGTATTATTTGAAATCTCCGGTGTTCCGGAAGACGTTGCGAAAGAAGCGTTACGTCTTGCTACACACAAATTACCTTGCAAATGTAAAGTAGTTTCACGTGCAGATTTAGAAGGCGGTGTATCAAATGAAAACTAG
- the rplW gene encoding 50S ribosomal protein L23 gives MANVQYYDVILKPVITEKSMAAMAEKKYTFLVHPEANKTMIKEAVEKMFEGTKVASVNTMNMDGKNKRRGMVYGKTAKTKKAIVQLTEDSKDIEIFAGL, from the coding sequence ATGGCAAACGTACAGTATTATGATGTAATCCTCAAACCGGTTATTACCGAGAAATCCATGGCAGCTATGGCTGAGAAGAAATATACTTTCTTAGTTCATCCGGAAGCAAATAAGACCATGATCAAAGAAGCAGTTGAGAAAATGTTCGAGGGCACAAAAGTTGCCAGCGTTAACACCATGAACATGGATGGAAAGAACAAAAGACGTGGCATGGTTTATGGAAAAACTGCTAAGACAAAGAAAGCTATCGTTCAGTTAACAGAAGACAGCAAAGATATCGAGATCTTTGCTGGACTGTAA
- the rplE gene encoding 50S ribosomal protein L5 — protein MSRLKEQYQNEIVDAMIKKFGYKNIMEVPKLDKIVVNMGVGEAKENAKLLEAAIKDMETITGQKAVPTKAKNAIANFKIREGMAIGCKTTLRGEKMYEFMDRLINLALPRVRDFRGVNPNAFDGRGNYALGIKEQLIFPEIEYDKVDKVRGMDIIFVTTAKTDEEARELLTLFNMPFAK, from the coding sequence TTGAGCAGACTTAAAGAACAGTACCAGAATGAGATCGTAGATGCTATGATCAAAAAATTTGGATATAAAAATATCATGGAAGTGCCGAAGCTCGATAAGATCGTTGTAAACATGGGCGTTGGCGAAGCAAAAGAGAACGCAAAATTATTAGAGGCTGCAATCAAAGACATGGAGACTATCACAGGTCAGAAAGCAGTTCCTACAAAAGCTAAAAACGCAATTGCAAACTTCAAGATCAGAGAAGGAATGGCAATCGGATGTAAAACAACACTGCGTGGCGAGAAAATGTACGAGTTTATGGATCGTTTAATTAACCTTGCATTACCACGTGTACGTGACTTCAGAGGTGTTAACCCGAATGCATTTGACGGTCGTGGAAACTATGCCCTTGGTATCAAAGAGCAGTTAATCTTCCCGGAAATCGAGTATGATAAAGTTGATAAAGTTCGTGGTATGGATATCATTTTCGTTACCACTGCAAAAACAGACGAAGAAGCTCGTGAGTTATTGACATTGTTCAATATGCCGTTCGCCAAATAA